A part of Acropora palmata chromosome 6, jaAcrPala1.3, whole genome shotgun sequence genomic DNA contains:
- the LOC141884214 gene encoding all trans-polyprenyl-diphosphate synthase PDSS2-like isoform X2, giving the protein MAALRNVCCVRKKHIFSISVLRSHHKSPVHTIFESPLELSRPSLSVRRNIWSSSRLDDFTKALSDAEKLVGYPTSFLNLRYLLSDEISNVAMYMKRFAMSKHPLLRTARGFISDENHTLQTRGLLVLLISKASRACLKDDWITDQDLVADIYSSQRQLADITETIYTANLVHTGIVNMSSVSEFSKSCQDDMEFGNRMAVLSGDFLLASACTGLAELRDTEVVCAISEVIGHLMEGEFLKITCDANSLNLDFWNELVFKCKGSLMANSCKAALKLVSHSKELQNEAFQFGKNLAFAHQLKEELQTLREQKSLIVPYSAPVILACRNTE; this is encoded by the exons atggcggctttACGAAATGTGTGCTGCGTAAGAAAAAAGcatattttttccatttctgtgTTGAGAAGTCATCACAAATCGCCGGTTCATACAATTTTTGAGTCTCCTTTAGAGCTCTCGAGGCCATCGTTATCCGTCCGACGAAATATTTGGTCCTCTTCTCGACTAGATGACTTTACTAAAGCTCTGTCTGACGCTGAAAAGTTAGTTGGTTATCCAACATCGTTCTTAAACTTACGCTATCTTTTGAGTGATGAGATTTCAAACGTCGCTATGTACATGAAAAGGTTCGCCATGAGTAAGCATCCTTTGCTGAGGACAGCTCGTGGCTTTATCTCGGATGAAAATCATACTTTACAAACGCGAGGTTTGTTGGTGTTACTTATTTCCAAGGCTTCAAGAGCTTGTTTAAAAGACGATTGGATTACAGATCAGGATCTAGTAGCCGATATTTATTCCAGTCAAAGGCAGTTGGCGGACATTACAGAGACCATATATACAG CCAACTTGGTACACACAGGTATCGTTAACATGTCTAGTGTCTCAGAATTCAGCAAGTCTTGCCAAGATGATATGGAATTTGGAAATCGAATGGCTGTGTTAAGTGGTGACTTTCTTCTTGCCAGTGCTTGTACAGGATTGGCAGAGCTACGTGATACTGAAGTAGTGTGTGCAATATCAGAGGTGATTGGTCATCTAATGGAAGGTGAATTCTTGAAGATCACATGTGATGCTAACAGTTTGAACTTGGATTTTTGGAATGAGTTGGTTTTCAAATGTAAAGGAAGCCTAATGGCAAACAGCTGTAAGGCAGCATTGAAACTTGTTTCACACTCAAAAGAG CTTCAGAACGAGGCTTTTCAGTTTGGTAAAAACCTAGCCTTTGCGCACCAGTTGAAAGAAGAACTTCAGACTCTGCGAGAACAGAAATCTCTTATTGTACCGTACAGCGCTCCAGTTATTCTCGCATGTCGAAACACCGAG TGA
- the LOC141884214 gene encoding all trans-polyprenyl-diphosphate synthase PDSS2-like isoform X1 → MAALRNVCCVRKKHIFSISVLRSHHKSPVHTIFESPLELSRPSLSVRRNIWSSSRLDDFTKALSDAEKLVGYPTSFLNLRYLLSDEISNVAMYMKRFAMSKHPLLRTARGFISDENHTLQTRGLLVLLISKASRACLKDDWITDQDLVADIYSSQRQLADITETIYTANLVHTGIVNMSSVSEFSKSCQDDMEFGNRMAVLSGDFLLASACTGLAELRDTEVVCAISEVIGHLMEGEFLKITCDANSLNLDFWNELVFKCKGSLMANSCKAALKLVSHSKELQNEAFQFGKNLAFAHQLKEELQTLREQKSLIVPYSAPVILACRNTEVKRLLNHIHLEKIKDNGENLHLKLADVIVRGDVVARLKELCQSYANKALQSLVVFPDSEAKQALINITNSCSIHE, encoded by the exons atggcggctttACGAAATGTGTGCTGCGTAAGAAAAAAGcatattttttccatttctgtgTTGAGAAGTCATCACAAATCGCCGGTTCATACAATTTTTGAGTCTCCTTTAGAGCTCTCGAGGCCATCGTTATCCGTCCGACGAAATATTTGGTCCTCTTCTCGACTAGATGACTTTACTAAAGCTCTGTCTGACGCTGAAAAGTTAGTTGGTTATCCAACATCGTTCTTAAACTTACGCTATCTTTTGAGTGATGAGATTTCAAACGTCGCTATGTACATGAAAAGGTTCGCCATGAGTAAGCATCCTTTGCTGAGGACAGCTCGTGGCTTTATCTCGGATGAAAATCATACTTTACAAACGCGAGGTTTGTTGGTGTTACTTATTTCCAAGGCTTCAAGAGCTTGTTTAAAAGACGATTGGATTACAGATCAGGATCTAGTAGCCGATATTTATTCCAGTCAAAGGCAGTTGGCGGACATTACAGAGACCATATATACAG CCAACTTGGTACACACAGGTATCGTTAACATGTCTAGTGTCTCAGAATTCAGCAAGTCTTGCCAAGATGATATGGAATTTGGAAATCGAATGGCTGTGTTAAGTGGTGACTTTCTTCTTGCCAGTGCTTGTACAGGATTGGCAGAGCTACGTGATACTGAAGTAGTGTGTGCAATATCAGAGGTGATTGGTCATCTAATGGAAGGTGAATTCTTGAAGATCACATGTGATGCTAACAGTTTGAACTTGGATTTTTGGAATGAGTTGGTTTTCAAATGTAAAGGAAGCCTAATGGCAAACAGCTGTAAGGCAGCATTGAAACTTGTTTCACACTCAAAAGAG CTTCAGAACGAGGCTTTTCAGTTTGGTAAAAACCTAGCCTTTGCGCACCAGTTGAAAGAAGAACTTCAGACTCTGCGAGAACAGAAATCTCTTATTGTACCGTACAGCGCTCCAGTTATTCTCGCATGTCGAAACACCGAGGTAAAAAGACTCCTGAATCATATCCATTTAGAAAAAATCAAGGATAACGGGGAAAATCTTCATCTTAAGTTGGCAGATGTAATTGTGAGAGGAGATGTAGTCGCTCGGTTGAAGGAATTGTGTCAGTCTTATGCAAACAAAGCGTTGCAGTCTCTCGTTGTGTTTCCAGACTCAGAAGCGAAACAAGCCTTGATAAATATCACCAACTCCTGTTCCATTCATGAGTGA
- the LOC141884217 gene encoding uncharacterized protein LOC141884217 translates to MNFNNKPHLGDHKYWITSEPPKANRSRTLYMSPLDDIILDFMMEQDVPGASFALSKDGKLLYCQGYGSAAAGRKVDPDAMFRIASISKTITAVGIMRLVQDGRLSLEDKVFGSQGILNEYSPTVNGDSRIVNITVRHLLHHSAGWDRDRAGDPVFWKVGKRMNVEEPVTPKMLIQFMMGKKLQFAPGKRHAYSNLGFTVLGQVIEKTTGQSYEEFMLDVLKNMGIQNMKIGRTRKRDLTSEEVEYFHNRHPRLVRSIFPGGGRVPPQYGRWTIEQADAHGGWISTAVELLKFSLALEHGVNGNRMISPEMFQLMLEKPPFADDDVEEWYGFGLDIQDSGSTWGHSGQMEGTSGVLTRHRGGYAWALLFNSWAKDSDLNGLVKYGLTRSGLTARHHVDAGVDVPNSRVPLSSRNVSEEVTSEFDDALEIISTADNRQVIKIMVPFCHLWPLYDDLKRQGFELTWLNAMSVTDALYFSTIFFISNENQATTLHLGLTANSCREYLERHPNLRPIHLETYVYNNEFLYAVILAPTTGIAWVINYDLTVAQHRKDITAMFKSGYNLTVQCLTEFRGRLHVSTIYEKVPSGECVAMFDLKPDYYQFEFNRHAKQGGTLSYLRAYHVKGQPRFSAIWTNQDAELSGTRHNVSKYGFLFELGEAAQNNFYAQCISSYMWEDVVNFAASWMK, encoded by the exons CAGCTGCAGGTAGGAAAGTTGATCCAGATGCCATGTTTAGGATTGCTAGCATCAGTAAAACAATCACTGCTGTGGGAATCATGAGACTTGTTCAAGATGGGAGACTGTCATTAGAGGATAAAGTGTTTGGATCACAAG GAATTTTGAACGAATACAGTCCCACAGTGAATGGAGACAGTCGAATTGTAAACATTACTGTAAGGCATCTCCTACATCACTCTGCTGGCTGGGACAGAGACAGGGCAGGGGACCCTGTGTTTTGGAAGGTTGGCAAGCGTATGAATGTTGAGGAACCTGTGACACCTAAAATGCTGATACAGTTTATGATGGGAAAGAAACTGCAGTTTGCACCAG gCAAGAGACATGCATATTCCAATCTTGGGTTCACGGTTTTGGGACAGGTGATAGAAAAAACAACAGGGCAAAGTTATGAGGAGTTTATGTTGGATGTTCTGAAGAACATGGGAATACAGAATATGAAAATTGGACGAACTCGAAAAAGAGATCTCACTTCTGAGGAG GTGGAATATTTTCACAACCGTCATCCAAGATTGGTAAGGTCAATTTTCCCAGGAGGTGGAAGAGTACCTCCCCAATACGGAAGGTGGACTATAGAGCAAGCTGATGCGCATGGCGGGTGGATATCCACTGCTGTTGAATTATTGAAGTTTTCCCTTGCCCTCGAGCATGGTGTAAATGGCAACAGAATGATCTCACCTGAAATGTTTCAACTGATGCTTGAGAAGCCACCGTTTGCGGATGATGACGTGGAGGAATGGTACGGCTTTGGTCTTGACATTCAGGACAGTGGCAGCACTTGGGGACACAGTGGACAAATGGAGGGTACATCGGGGGTACTGACGCGCCACCGTGGGGGATATGCTTGGGCACTGTTGTTTAATTCCTGGGCCAAAGACTCTGATTTGAATGGCTTAGTTAAGTATGGGTTGACCCGTTCTGGACTCACTGCACGACATCATGTCGACGCAGGAGTTGATGTCCCAAATTCGCGCGTCCCTTTGTCTTCGCGCAACGTCAGCGAGGAAGTGACGAGTGAGTTTGACGACGCTCTAGAAATAATATCGACCGCCGATAATCGCCAGGTAATAAAAATCATGGTGCCGTTTTGTCATTTGTGGCCGTTATACGATGATTTGAAACGACAAGGGTTTGAACTGACTTGGCTCAATGCCATGAGCGTCACGGATGCTTTGTACTTTAGTACGATATTCTTTATAAGCAATGAAAACCAGGCGACAACGCTGCACTTAGGGTTAACAGCTAATTCGTGTCGCGAGTACTTGGAACGTCACCCAAATCTTCGTCCTATTCATCTGGAGACTTATGTCTATAACAACGAGTTTCTCTATGCTGTCATTTTAGCTCCAACAACTGGAATAGCATGGGTCATAAATTATGATTTAACTGTAGCACAGCATAGGAAAGACATTACGGCCATGTTTAAGAGTGGTTATAACCTTACAGTGCAGTGCCTCACTGAATTCAGAGGTCGTCTGCATGTATCAACTATTTACGAAAAAGTCCCCAGTGGGGAATGTGTTGCCATGTTCGACCTCAAACCGGATTACTACCAGTTCGAATTTAACCGGCATGCAAAACAGGGCGGGACGCTATCCTATCTCAGGGCTTATCACGTGAAAGGACAACCACGTTTTAGTGCAATTTGGACCAATCAAGATGCAGAGTTGAGTGGAACTAGACATAACGTGTCCAAATATGGCTTTCTTTTTGAACTCGGGGAAGCtgcacaaaataatttttatgcgCAGTGTATAAGTTCTTACATGTGGGAAGATGTTGTTAATTTTGCTGCTTCGTGGATGAAATAA
- the LOC141884211 gene encoding uncharacterized protein LOC141884211: protein MCQEYHCDCCSEEIPADVCECVVCYHGKVRGNSALRTIVKSLQEEPKKDPCCKKANSNSNPTKWIQLPECCLKNKTLRDDTTDLPSQTTPKCGKETPTGKPNAESSDDSEAVPLVLQTTTKLRVQNVCCAGEIKLVKDSLEPLKGVTSITVNVIGRVVYVRHDPEIMSPSELVNSLNRVHLGASIMESGSQQAESKINRLPPTLLSFFIYLLAQTIIFMVAVIALFAKASWYRWMAIAEIIFGIAPVLRKALVSFKTFSVDINMLMLIAMSGTLTIRQWLEGAAVVYVFSLAEGLQELCMHKVQQTISGLMVEAPQVAIMAITGQSVPVEQVTIGTAIAIRPGELIPLDGKVVKGKAAVDESSVSGESVPVEKTVGSKVFSGTVNQNGYLEVETTSDSTSSTVVKIAQLVQEAKTGSASTELCVNQFAKYYTPTVVVSATLVFAIPAILGASGVGTYSEEITEWGRRALALLVIACPCALVMSTPIAVVCGITAAARKGALIKRGASLETLAELEVLAFDKTGTLTEGKFQVVGMECSFGVQEQIVLRLAAALESKSSHPLAAAIVNEFTGCVTEMATSQILTLPEVSHLELHEGQGISGVVEGHLVQIGNLEFLHRITSKTLRKYMNEKYIAWSKESKTVIFICVDNKLAIMIALADILRPNSMATLDWLRNLRVHSAMITGDNTRTAMAVKDKLGLDECIAEMKPQDKLAWVKQRQIGIKDTDDGNYDNDQPTGHLFCLPTCCLHRGCHSLRCRENKKSTVGMVGDGVNDGPALASANVGIAMGAGGTALAVEAADVALMTNNLAKIPEIVELGRFCRRIVFQNIGLSVILKLAMVIAALAGKTSLVIAVMADVLGLLFVLLNGIRPLWWKVTDKHKNLDIQRLS from the coding sequence ATGTGTCAGGAGTATCACTGTGACTGCTGCTCAGAAGAAATACCAGCAGACGTTTGCGAGTGCGTCGTGTGTTACCATGGGAAGGTTAGAGGAAATTCCGCTTTGCGCACCATAGTAAAGAGCCTCCAAGAAGAGCCCAAGAAAGACCCTTGCTGTAAAAAGGCTAACTCGAACTCAAATCCAACAAAGTGGATCCAGTTACCAGAATGTTGTCTTAAGAATAAAACCTTGCGGGATGATACAACTGATCTCCCAAGTCAAACCACACCCAAATGTGGTAAAGAAACGCCTACAGGCAAACCAAACGCAGAGAGCAGCGACGACTCTGAAGCTGTACCACTGGTACTCCAGACCACAACAAAGCTGCGAGTACAGAATGTTTGCTGTGCAGGAGAAATCAAACTCGTCAAAGATTCACTTGAACCGCTGAAGGGCGTTACATCCATAACGGTCAACGTGATAGGTCGTGTAGTGTATGTCCGACACGATCCAGAGATAATGTCACCCTCAGAGCTCGTCAATTCCTTAAACCGAGTTCACCTGGGAGCAAGCATCATGGAAAGTGGCTCCCAACAGGCCGAAAGCAAGATCAACCGTCTTCCTCCCActcttttatcattttttataTATCTTTTAGCGCAAACCATTATTTTTATGGTAGCTGTTATAGCGCTCTTTGCTAAGGCATCTTGGTACCGGTGGATGGCCATTGCGGAGATAATATTTGGTATTGCACCAGTTTTGAGAAAAGCGTTGGTGTCTTTCAAGACTTTCTCAGTCGACATAaatatgcttatgcttattgCCATGTCAGGAACTCTGACAATTCGACAATGGTTAGAAGGGGCAGCTGTGGTTTACGTATTCTCTCTAGCAGAAGGATTGCAGGAGCTTTGCATGCACAAAGTTCAGCAAACAATCTCTGGGTTAATGGTCGAGGCACCTCAAGTAGCGATAATGGCGATTACAGGCCAGAGTGTTCCGGTTGAACAGGTAACTATAGGAACAGCCATTGCAATCAGACCTGGTGAACTCATTCCCTTGGACGGTAAGGTGGTGAAAGGTAAAGCCGCTGTCGATGAAAGTTCTGTTTCTGGAGAATCTGTACCTGTTGAGAAAACTGTGGGCTCGAAGGTGTTTAGTGGAACTGTCAATCAAAATGGCTACTTGGAAGTTGAGACCACATCCGACTCCACTTCTTCTACAGTCGTCAAAATTGCACAGCTCGTTCAAGAAGCCAAGACTGGTTCAGCGAGCACTGAACTGTGTGTAAACCAGTTTGCCAAGTACTATACACCTACAGTGGTCGTTAGCGCGACTCTAGTATTTGCTATTCCCGCCATACTTGGTGCGAGTGGTGTGGGTACGTATTCAGAAGAGATAACAGAGTGGGGCCGAAGAGCACTTGCACTTTTGGTTATAGCTTGCCCCTGCGCTTTGGTTATGTCAACCCCGATTGCAGTGGTTTGTGGTATCACTGCGGCTGCACGGAAAGGAGCTCTAATTAAACGGGGGGCTAGTCTTGAGACGCTAGCGGAATTAGAAGTTTTAGCTTTTGACAAAACGGGAACTCTGACTGAAGGGAAGTTTCAAGTTGTTGGCATGGAATGTTCGTTTGGTGTGCAAGAACAAATTGTCCTGCGTTTAGCTGCGGCGCTTGAAAGCAAGTCTAGTCACCCCCTCGCAGCAGCTATAGTGAATGAGTTCACTGGTTGTGTCACGGAAATGGCCACTTCGCAAATCTTAACTTTACCAGAAGTCTCACATTTGGAGCTTCATGAAGGTCAAGGTATTTCTGGTGTTGTTGAAGGTCATTTGGTTCAGATTGGGAACCTTGAATTCCTGCATCGAATTACAAGCAAAACACTAAGGAAATACATGAACGAGAAGTACATAGCGTGGAGCAAGGAAAGTAAGAcggttatttttatttgtgttgACAACAAACTAGCAATTATGATTGCTTTGGCAGATATACTCAGACCCAACAGTATGGCTACgcttgattggctgagaaatcTTCGTGTCCACTCAGCTATGATCACTGGTGACAATACACGGACAGCCATGGCTGTCAAAGATAAACTAGGCCTTGACGAGTGTATTGCCGAAATGAAACCACAGGACAAGCTGGCGTGGGTCAAACAAAGACAAATTGGAATAAAGGACACTGATGATGGGAACTATGACAATgatcaaccaactggtcatcTATTCTGCTTACCTACCTGCTGTTTACATCGTGGCTGCCATTCCTTGAGATGCcgtgaaaacaagaaaagtacTGTGGGAATGGTCGGGGATGGTGTTAACGATGGTCCAGCGCTAGCGTCGGCGAATGTTGGAATTGCGATGGGCGCAGGAGGTACAGCTTTGGCAGTGGAAGCTGCAGACGTCGCACTGATGACCAATAACCTTGCCAAAATACCGGAAATAGTTGAACTTGGACGTTTCTGTCGCCGCATTGTTTTTCAGAATATTGGTCTTTCGGTTATTCTTAAGCTTGCTATGGTGATAGCGGCGCTTGCTGGAAAGACTTCCCTCGTGATAGCTGTCATGGCGGATGTACTTGGTTTATTGTTCGTGCTACTAAACGGCATAAGACCTCTTTGGTGGAAGGTCACTGACAAACACAAGAACTTGGATATTCAGCGTTTGAGCTAA